One window of the Etheostoma spectabile isolate EspeVRDwgs_2016 chromosome 16, UIUC_Espe_1.0, whole genome shotgun sequence genome contains the following:
- the edf1 gene encoding endothelial differentiation-related factor 1 homolog yields MAESDWDTVTVLRKKGPTAAQAKSKQAITAAQRRGQDVETSKKWSAGQNKQHLVTKNTAKLDRETEELHHDRVPLEVGKYIQQGRQDKGLTQKDLATKINEKPQVIADYECGKAIPNNQVLGKIERAIGLKLRGKDIGLPLEAKPKKK; encoded by the exons ATGGCAGAAAGTGACTGGGATACCGTGACTGTCTTGAGGAAGAAGGGGCCGACTGCTGCACAGGCCAAATCCAAGCAG GCAATCACTGCTGCTCAGAGACGTGGGCAGGACGTTGAGACGTCCAAGAAAT GGTCTGCAGGGCAGAACAAACAGCATCTTGTGACGAAGAACACAGCCAAACTGGACCGGGAGACGGAGGAGCTTCACCATGACAGGGTTCCCCTGGAGGTGGGCAAGTACATTCAGCAAGGCAGACAGGATAAAGGTCTGACCCAGAAAGACCTGGCTACT AAAATTAACGAGAAGCCTCAAGTCATTGCGGACTATGAGTGTGGGAAAGCAATTCCTAACAACCAGGTCTTGGGCAAGATAGAGAGAGCAATTG GGCTGAAACTGCGTGGGAAGGATATTGGCCTACCACTGGAGGCAAAACCCAAGAAGAAATGA